ATCCAGGCGTTCTTGGGGTTGCTGACGCGGGCGATAATGCGCGGCACATTGAACTCGAAGCGCCCCAGGCTGGTGACCACCAGGTTGGTTTCATCCGCTCCGGTGACCGCCGCCAGCACGTTAGCCTGGCGGATCCCCGCCGCCTCGAGGTCGGTGGGCGAGCTGCCATCCGCCAGCGAGGCCGTCCCACCGGGCAGCTCCGCCTGCAGCTTGGCAAACACATCCGGGCGATGGTCGAGCACCCGAACTTGGTGACCCGCGGCGAGCAGCCGCGAGGCCAGATGCGAGCCAGTCTTTCCACCGCCGACCAAGACAACAAACATGGCTAGCCTCCCTCGCCGAGTTGGAGCAGTGTCTCCAGCCGCCCCATGGCGCTGGCATGCACTGCCAGGTGCAGTAGGTCGTTGTGCTCAAAGGCCGTGCCGAGCAGCGGCACGATGGCCTGGCCGCCGCGAGTGATGGCCACCACCTGGATCTCCCCGGGCAAGCTGATCTGGTTGACCTGACGCCCCACCAGCGCCGGCGCCACCTCGAGCGCCACCAAGCTGACCTCGCCGTGACCAAAGGTCATCACCGGATCGAGGTGGGTATGGGCGAGCAGCTCGAAGATGCGCTGCGCCCCCCAGGTGGTGGACGAAATGGTCACCAGTCCCAGGCGCTGGTAGACCTCGGCCCGGCTGGGATCATACAGACGGGCGACGACGCGCGGCACGTGATAGACGTTGCGCGCGATCCGGGCGGCGACGATGTTGGCATTGTCGGAGGAACTTGTGGCGGCGAAGGCCGTCGCCTCTTCGATCCCGGCCTGAACCAGGATCTCCCGATCGAAGCCGACGCCTTCGATGAACTGGCCGCCGAAGGTCGGGCCGAGCAGATCGCGGGCGGTTTCTTTGTGGTCGATCACGCGCACGTCGTGGCCTTGTTCATCCAGCCGGCGGGCCACCTGCGCCCCGACCCGGCCGCAGCCCATGATTATCACAATCATCGTTGTCCTCCTTTGCGGGACTTCATGCGTGGCGCAGCCTGTCAAGCCACAGGGCGGCGCCCTTGCGGATGCGTTCGAGAACGAACAGGATAGGGGCGAACAACAGCAGCGCCGGCCAGGTGTGCAGCGGCAGCGGTGTCATGTCGAACAGGTTGGAGAGGAAGGGGATGTAGATCAGCGCCACCAGCATCAGCAGTTCCAGGCCGATCCCCAGCAGCAGGTAGCGGTTGCTCAACCAGCCCAGCAGGTGGACCCTGCCCTTCTCGGTGCGGCAGGCGAAGGCGTTGCCCGCCTGAGAGGTGACCACCCCGGCGAAGTACACGGTCGAGGCCAGGATGTGGACTTGTCCGAGGCTGAGACGGGCACTGCCCATTCGCTCGAGCCAGGGGATCGGCGGCAAGCCGAGCACCCCACCGAACCCGAAGGCCGCATACGTCAGGGCGAAGCCGAGAAAGCACAGCGTGGCTTCGATCGGCCCCAGCCACAAGTAGGCGCGTGTCAGTAGTCGTTTCTCCAGTATGGGCTGGTCGCGACGCCGTGGGGGACGCTTCATCACGTCTGGCTCGGGCTTCTCCATGCCGAGGGCCAGAGCGGGCAACTGATCGGTTCCCAGGTCGAC
This window of the Anaerolineales bacterium genome carries:
- a CDS encoding TrkA family potassium uptake protein, whose translation is MIVIIMGCGRVGAQVARRLDEQGHDVRVIDHKETARDLLGPTFGGQFIEGVGFDREILVQAGIEEATAFAATSSSDNANIVAARIARNVYHVPRVVARLYDPSRAEVYQRLGLVTISSTTWGAQRIFELLAHTHLDPVMTFGHGEVSLVALEVAPALVGRQVNQISLPGEIQVVAITRGGQAIVPLLGTAFEHNDLLHLAVHASAMGRLETLLQLGEGG